The following coding sequences are from one Aethina tumida isolate Nest 87 chromosome 2, icAetTumi1.1, whole genome shotgun sequence window:
- the LOC109606311 gene encoding ubiquitin domain-containing protein UBFD1, producing the protein MSEDKMECLGSENDSKISNMSGEAAENRAKEESDNLNVPSECKIAKTELDSPKPPDNETNSVDNELIQIKVIYNKKKYDVSTSPNDTIAQLKTQLKDLIGVPEAMQKLMYKGLLQDSNTVSNSGITKGAKVMLVGSTLSDVLAMSSVSKQDVVEMEKAASAKEPLCRQKIHRKVLDKGVPEDAMPGIKNIKEGLPPVPLSGMLNKHGGKVRLTFKLENDQLWLSTKERTEKLPMGSIKSLVSEPIEDHEEYHIMGIQLGPTEASRYWIYWVPAQYIDAIKDAVLGKWQYF; encoded by the exons ATGTCAGAAGACAAAATGGAGTGTTTAG GCAGTGAAAATGATagcaaaatttctaatatgtcTGGAGAAGCAGCGGAAAACCGTGCCAAAGAAGAAagtgataatttaaatgttccgTCTGAATGTAAAATCGCGAAAACCGAATTAGATAGTCCAAAACCTCCAGATAATGAAACCAATAGTGTTGACAATGAActcattcaaattaaagtgatttataataaaaagaaatacgaCGTTTCTACTTCACCAAATGATACAATAGCCCAACTAAAAACACaactaaaagatttaattg GAGTTCCTGAAGCAATGCAAAAACTAATGTACAAAGGCTTACTGCAAGACTCCAATACAGTATCAAACAGTGGCATCACAAAAGGGGCTAAAGTTATGCTTGTAGGCTCTACCTTAAGTGATGTTTTAGCTATGTCTTCTGTCAGCAAACAA GATGTGGTGGAGATGGAAAAAGCTGCCAGTGCAAAGGAGCCTTTGTGCAGACAAAAAATTCATAGGAAAGTTTTGGATAAAGGAGTTCCTGAAGATGCTATGccaggaataaaaaatattaaa GAAGGTTTGCCTCCTGTGCCTCTTTCAGGTATGCTGAACAAACATGGGGGTAAAGTTAGGCTGACTttcaaattagaaaatgatCAGTTGTGGCTGAGCACTAAAGAAAGAACTGAAAAACTGCCAATGGGATCTATAAAAAGTTTAGTTTCTGAACCTATAGAAGATCATGAAGAGTATCACATAAtg GGAATACAATTGGGTCCAACAGAAGCGTCACgatattggatttattgggtGCCCGCTCAATACATAGATGCGATCAAGGATGCGGTATTGGGCAAATGGCAGTACTTCTGA
- the LOC109606099 gene encoding polycomb protein suz12, which produces MPPKKRDKEVDSSKNPRIDHLQADHELFLQAFEKPTQIYRYLRTRNMCSPIFLNRTLWYMRHRMSRSHKSRETFKINSLLDKVVSKRDSLTIQPGYINLTFLGFNHKSLDHNADIAQVETDLLKITHKKRKDSSAPSMRVTLGTADVPINPNPNELPLTAPTISIPTESFNGPTCPLVKSFTLIFKVKVSTDKEEDDEPALKRRKSNGLSDNNNVRLYGSELTVYDKHNRCYLSDGDYDLVVQDLSTNTKNSPKKYSSWENVNDLMDTCGNLDTFMKGAVLRFKLNWSPEASPKIVDCPKPYPLADNKENIPLVNGKNTEKLQIVYQFVYNNNSRQQTEACEDLHCPWCSLNCDQLYTLLKHLKLCHSRFTFTYVPIAVGARVDVAINEMYDGSYTGSPHDLISQPSVCGFSRNGPVRRASVTHILVCHPKRPKPSLSEFLELDDCEYDGQRPFITGHNRLYHHTTTCLPIYPKELDVDSEEENDPEWLRNKTMMMIDEFTDVNEGEKELMKMWNLHVMKYGFVGDCQIPLACQMFVQHRGKDLLMKNLYKNFVIHMCSLFDFGLVSAVCLYTTLQKLQEMVGETGAIRNILKESREAQMDNWAKCGSLPTPLEKPNLIKTPSTGRKAGAVGMQRRKGTPTPAEQPLRRKSVCGESSRKRLSLSLTKPEPKKS; this is translated from the exons ATGCCACCCAAAAAGCGGGATAAAGAGGTTGACTCATCGAAAAATCCAAGGATCGATCATTTACAGGCCGATCATGAACTCTTCCTACAGGCATTTGAAA aaccCACCCAAATATACCGATACCTTCGGACCCGAAATATGTGCTCT CCCATATTTCTTAATCGAACACTCTGGTACATGAGACATCGAATGTCTAGAAGCCACAAAAGTCGTGAAACCttcaaaataaactcattGCTGGACAAAGTGGTTTCAAAGAGGGACTCCCTGACTATTCAACCAGGCTACATCAACCTAACATTCCTGGGCTTTAACCATAAGAGCCTGGACCACAATGCCGATATTGCCCAGGTAGAGACTGATTTACTAAAGATTACACATAAGAAACGAAAAGACAGCTCAGCCCCGAGCATGAGAGTGACCTTAGGGACTGCTGATGTTCCTATTAATCCTAACCCCAATGAACTGCCATTAACTGCTCCTACTATAAGCATTCCTACTGAATCATTCAATGGCCCCACTTGTCCTTTAGTCAAGAGCTTCACGTTGATTTTCAAAGTCAAAGTAAGTACTGATAAAGAGGAGGACGACGAACCAGCATTAAAACGTAGAAAATCCAATGGCCTAAGtgacaataataatgtaaGATTGTACGGGTCGGAGTTAACCGTGTATGACAAACACAACAGATGTTACTTAAGCGATGGCGACTACGATTTGGTTGTCCAGGATTTGTCGACGAACACGAAAAACTCTCCCAAAAAATACTCGAGTTGGGAAAACGTCAACGATCTCATGGACACTTGTGGGAACTTAGACACATTCATGAAAGGTGCTGTACTTAGGTTTAAGTTAAACTGGTCACCAGAGGCCAGTCCTAAAATAGTCGACTGTCCGAAACCTTATCCGCTGGCGGATAACAAAGAAAACATCCCGTTGGTCAACGGGAAAAACACTGAAAAATTGCAAATAGTCTACcaatttgtttacaacaacAACTCGAGGCAACAAACGGAAGCGTGCGAAGACTTGCACTGTCCTTGGTGCAGTTTGAACTGCGACCAGTTGTACACGCTGTTAAAACACTTGAAACTGTGTCATTCCCGTTTTACGTTCACGTATGTGCCTATAGCCGTAGGTGCCAGAGTGGACGTGGCGATAAACGAGATGTACGACGGCTCGTACACCGGCTCGCCCCACGATCTGATCTCGCAGCCGTCGGTGTGCGGATTTTCGCGAAACGGCCCGGTCAGACGGGCATCCGTCACGCACATCCTCGTGTGCCACCCGAAAAGACCAAAGCCTAGTTTATCGGAATTTCTAGAATTAGACGACTGTGAATACGACGGTCAGAGACCGTTTATCACGGGACATAATAGACTGTATCACCACACGACTACATGCCTTCCCATTTATCCCAAGGAGCTGGATGTGGACTCGGAGGAGGAGAATGATCCGGAATGGCTCAGGAACAAAACGATGATGATGATTGACGAGTTCACTGACGTCAATGAGGGCGAAAAAGAATTGATGAAGATGTGGAATCTGCACGTTATGAAATACGGCTTCGTCGGCGACTGCCAAATACCGCTGGCTTGTCAGATGTTTGTTCAACACAGAGGTAAAGACTTACTGATGAAGAACTTGTACAAAAATTTCGTGATCCACATGTGCAGTTTGTTTGACTTTGGTTTGGTAAGCGCCGTGTGCCTGTACACAACTTTACAAAAACTTCAAGAAATGGTTGGGGAAACTGGCGCCATCAGGAATATTCTGAAGGAATCCAGGGAAGCCCAAATGGATAACTGGGCTAAATGTGGCAGCCTTCCCACTCCGTTAGAGAAGCCGAATTTAATCAAAACTCCGAGTACGGGTAGGAAAGCCGGTGCCGTCGGAATGCAGAGGAGGAAAGGAACGCCAACGCCCGCCGAACAGCCCCTTAGGAGGAAGTCCGTTTGCGGAGAGTCGTCGCGTAAACGTCTCTCCCTTTCATTAACCAAACCCGAACCCAAAAAGTCTTGA
- the LOC109606468 gene encoding ER membrane protein complex subunit 8/9 homolog produces the protein MSDIKFSRRAYCKIILHAAKYPHCAINGVLLAKSSAKRDDIEFVDVVPLFHISINLTPMAEIALMQIDELISKKGLYIAGYYTAQDNLKDNTFEKAHHRIVEKVAALNGSSYLVLVNNSELDLDVHKTALKVAQYNDGMLKVLDPSRIVTSEKTTLNACSYLLKKDAYQNLVDFDNHLDNLTLDWMNYSLNKEIEEIL, from the exons ATGTCAGACATAAAATTCTCCCGACGtgcttattgtaaaataatattgcacGCAGCCAAATATCCCCATTGTGCGATAAATGGTGTACTGTTGGCCAAATCCTCGGCGAAAAGAGATGATATCGAATTTGTGGATGTTGTCCCATTATTTCACATATCCATTAATTTAACTCCCATGGCAGAAATTGCATTAATGCAG atTGATGAACTTATATCAAAAAAGGGGCTTTACATAGCTGGATATTATACTGCTCAAGACAACCTGAAGGATAACACGTTTGAAAAGGCCCACCACAGAATAGTGGAAAAAGTGGCTGCTCTAAATGGTTCTTCATATTTAGTTTTG GTAAACAATTCTGAGTTGGACTTGGATGTCCATAAAACTGCTTTAAAGGTGGCACAATACAATGATGGAATGTTGAAAGTGCTGGATCCAAGCAGAATTGTGACAAGTGAAAAGACAACATTGAATGCTTGCTcatatttactgaaaaaagATGCTTATCAGAATCTGGTTGATTTTGACAACCATTTAGACAACTTAACATTGGACTGGATgaattatagtttaaataaagaaattgaagagattttataa
- the LOC109606288 gene encoding 60S ribosomal protein L28, which translates to MSSHLVWSIIRNNNAFLVKKRNISKPFSTEPNNLTNLNSYRYNGLVHKKSVGIEEAPDKKGFVCVYKKASRQNKPRQGTVKRTFKSGPRRSLHKLKQLLDANKYRTDLTKAALRRASAVLKSQKPQPAKKAPKAKKAE; encoded by the exons ATGTCTTCTCATTTAGTTTGGAGCATCATCCGCAACAACAACGCTTTCCTTGTTAAAAAGCGTAACATCAGCAAACCTTTCAGCACA GAACCAAACAATTTGACAAACCTGAACTCATACAGGTACAATGGTTTGGTACACAAGAAGTCTGTAGGCATTGAGGAAGCCCCTGACAAAAAGGGATTCGTCTGTGTGTACAAAAAGGCTAGCAGACAGAACAAGCCAAGACAAGGCACAGTAAAGAGGACCTTCAAATCTGGACCAAGGAGGTCTCTGCACAAACTGAAGCAGTTGTTGGATGCCAACAAGTACCGTACAGATTTGACCAag GCCGCCCTTCGTCGTGCCAGTGCTGTTCTTAAGTCCCAAAAACCTCAGCCAGCCAAGAAGGCACCTAAGGCAAAGAAAGctgaataa